In the Anaerostipes caccae L1-92 genome, CTTCTGAATCTTCATCATTTCAGGCTGTGCCACCTGGTTGATCTTCATACTTCTCTGCTGCTTGATCGTCAGCGGAAAAATAATCAACTTTGAAATCAATGTAAACAAAATAATACACAATCCAAGATTCTCAATACCGACAGCTGATAATCCATTGTAAATCCACTTCATGATCTCGCCGAAAACCCATACAATCGGAGACAATAATCCACCGCTGCCTGCCTGGGCTGCTTGAGCCAAATACATCATTTCTTTTTACCTTTCACCTTTCTCACTTCCGGAACAGGATCATATCCTCCCTTTGCAAAAGGGTTACATCTCAATATTCGAAACACAGCCAGAAGGCTTCCCTTCAGCGCGCCGTGTTTTTCCAGTGCTTCAACTGCATACTCTGAACAGGTCGGAGTATAAATGCAAGTTCCTTTTCCTTTTAATTTAGACAAATGTGCTCTATAAAACTGTATCAAATAAATCAAAATCTTTTTCAATGTTTTTCATCTCTTTTTAAACGATGAAGCTTCATCAGATGGAGCAAAGCACTTTCCACCGTGTGAAAACCTTCATCCTTAACCGTATTTCTGGCAATAAC is a window encoding:
- the yidD gene encoding membrane protein insertion efficiency factor YidD; amino-acid sequence: MKKILIYLIQFYRAHLSKLKGKGTCIYTPTCSEYAVEALEKHGALKGSLLAVFRILRCNPFAKGGYDPVPEVRKVKGKKK